The Meriones unguiculatus strain TT.TT164.6M chromosome 6, Bangor_MerUng_6.1, whole genome shotgun sequence genomic interval tgGTACATAAGCAAGATCCTCACTCAAAAAGCATAGCGAgcgggttagagagatggctcggtggttaagaacatttgctgttcttgcagagcatCTGGGTTTGGGTCCCCCATGGTGGTGtttaactgtctgtaattccagttccagaggatctgatattCACTTCTAGCCTCTATGACCATACATCTTATTGTATGAGcgttttacctgcatgtacatctgtgtgccCTGTGCATGCCACAGAGGCTAAACTTTACAACCAGAGTTCAGTCTCAGTTACCAAGATTacagaaggagagaattgacttttgcaagttgtcctctggatTCGGGACGTGCATGTACACACTTGCAcgcacccacacatgcacatacgtgtgcatacatacataccagAGAAGATTAGgaaaaggtagagagagagaataaatgtagTAAAAAGAATTTAATAAGTGCCAGCTTCCTAAGTGGGAGCTTTATACAAACATTTTCACATTTACCATATTTCTTACATCTACTTTGCACGCTTTCACCCTGTACAGAAGATAGaaaccaaacttttttttttactagaagaagctttttaaaaagatcagTGTATTGTTTTTCCTCTGGTTTtcccattcattttattttctggctATTTTAAAGAATTCATTGAGATATTCAAAAATGGAGAAAACTTCAATATGAGGAATTGTGAAGAATGGTGATGTTTGCTTTAAAGGACGTAAATTATTTAAGATGTGGACTAGCAAACATGATTCCACAGGTCTGACTGTGACATGTGTCGCCCCACTTCTGGTACCAAAATCTATATTAGTCAAATTTCTCTAAGAGTAACAGAGCTCTGTTTAGATAGAAAGTGGATTTATTAGAACGACTTATACACTGTAGTCCGGATACTTCAACAATGGCTGGCCatgaatggaaagtccaagaatctaggagttgcttagtccatgaggctgagAGTTTCAGCTGGACTTCAGTATATGCTCCCAAAGAAGTAGCTCTAATGCTGGTGAAGGAATAGACTTGCTAGcaaggcaaagagcaaaagcttccttttttctttttcttttttttttttcttttttttttcctgtgtagcgttggatgtcctggactcactctgtagaccaggctggcctcaaactcacagtgatttgcctgcctctgcctcctggagtgctgggattacagatgtgcaccacatGCCTGGCCAAAGTTTCCTTCTTGCATGTCCTTGTATAGGGTTCCAGCAGAAGGTTTGGCCCAGATTAGACCTTGAAGTAatgtcttcctacctcagagATCTGGATTAGAAGTAGATCTTCCCGCTTCAAATTGGACAGAAATCCATAACAGGTGTTTCCTCTATTTTGggtttttagttaattccagaagTAGTCAAGTTGATGACCAAAGATAACCATCACATCACCTCTAATTCCAGACAGAAGCAGGAgtatcttgagttcaaggccaatctgagcCATGCAACAAGCCCctacctgaaaaacaaaaacatgaaaagaagTATAATCATCACGTTGTTAAGCTAAGAAAAATTAATAACATCTGAAAACATTAGATGGGAAATTGTTGAGTACCAGGTGAAACTCGGTTCAGCTATAAACTTAAATCATTAGGCTTACCATTGTCAGCATTGGTGAGACTCCCACCCTCCGGTCCAGTTAAATATCTCCTAAGAGTGATACGCGGTGTGTTTTAACTGATACGATTGCAGTGTCAGACTTTAGCTCTATTTCCCTTGAAGGTTTAGGCTACGCAGATGTGGAGAACCGAGTTCCCTGCAAGCCAGAAACGGTCATGAGAATCGCAAGCATCAGCAAAAGCCTCACCATGGTGGCTCTGGCCAAACTCTGGGAAGCAGGGAAGCTGGACCTGGACCTCCCGGTGCAGCACTACGTTCCTGAGTTCCCAGAGAAAGAATACGAGGGGGAAAAGGTAGTGGCACTCTCAGTCATGTTACATTGCTTATACTGGAATTATAGTCTAAATATTCAATAGAAtcctttggtttctgttttgtttcatatatttcttttttcaatcTAGATGATAATCTATTGGCTACTTTTCTGTAGTTTAGAGGCATTTTCCCAGCAGCAGTTCTGAGTGGAGACCATGAGTCTTCTGTTCCAAGGCTGTTGTTGGCTTGTTGTTGTACAGTTTACCACTGTAACTGAATGTTtatggtttttgggttttgttgttaggtTTCTGTCACAACAAGATTACTCATTTCCCACTTGAGTGGAATTCGTCATTATGAAAAGGACatgaaaaaagtgaaagaagagaaagctTATAAAGCCCTGAAGATGATGAAAGGCATAATGACACCTGACCAAGagaaagaactgaaagaaaaggCAGGCAAAAGTAACGAAAAGAGTGACTCGACCAAAGCGAAAGCCGAGCAGGAGAGCGAAACCAGATGCCGGAACGCAAAGCCTGGCAAGAAGAAGAATGATTTTGAACAAGGCGAAttgtatttgaaagaaaaatttgaaaattcaATTGAATCCCTGAGGTTATTTAAAAATGACCCTTTATTCTTTAAACCTGGTGAGTGCTGACTCCCTCTCCTAACACGGTTGTTACtgttgaagtttctttttttttttttttttttttttttttttcagaaaatccaAGATGTAGTTATTCTGACTGCTTTCAGTGAGGTTAATGATTGTAATGTGCTCGCATAGCACCTGCattgtatgtgcctgtgtgcgtgcgtgtgtgtgtgtgcgtgtgtgtgccacatatgtgtatgcacatgcctgtggaggccagaggatgtcATCCCTCAGGAAGAGTTcaccttgcttttgtttttttacattttattcatttattgtgatgtgtgtgaaggtcagaagacaactttcaagagtcagttctccttccaccatgtgagtgtcccagggattgaattcagggcaTCAGGTGTGGCAGCAGCTccttgacctgctgagccatcttgcctccCTCCTAGAGCTAGGATTGCAAGTGCCATCACCCTGACTTTCTTATGTGGCTtctagggatcgaactcaggcccTCCTGCTTGTTTTACGAGCACTTTCCTGCCTGAGCCGTCTTCTGTAACAGCTTTAGCGTCATGGAAGGCTACCTGGCCATGGGAGATTCCAGTACCTAGATATTCATGGGAACTGTGGAGAGTGATGGAATAATAGTTCTCCAGGCAAAGCCTGGCGCCAGCGGAGAGGCAAAGGCGCTGCTGTTGCATCTGTTCGTGGTTGGCATGTAAAGGGTCAGCAGCCTGTTTGTCCCTTAGGAAGCCAGTGTTAGTCAACTTACCCTCCAAAAGCTAATCTAcgaaaataattgttttttctttgagacagcggctcacctgtgtggcccaggctggcctcaactg includes:
- the Lactb gene encoding serine beta-lactamase-like protein LACTB, mitochondrial isoform X2, translating into MYRLLSSVTARAAAAAGPAWGRGRRGAHGRPGLPALGLGWAGGLGLGLGLALGAKLAVELRGAVPAQSPADPEAAGATEPPHEQAPRLGSPHTPAPPAARGFSRAIESSRDLLHRIKDEVGAPGIVVGVSVDGKEVWSEGLGYADVENRVPCKPETVMRIASISKSLTMVALAKLWEAGKLDLDLPVQHYVPEFPEKEYEGEKVSVTTRLLISHLSGIRHYEKDMKKVKEEKAYKALKMMKGIMTPDQEKELKEKAGKSNEKSDSTKAKAEQESETRCRNAKPGKKKNDFEQGELYLKEKFENSIESLRLFKNDPLFFKPDFMFTIRRSVSSTHLTWITPTNGQGVGFCPPLATF